From Mustela nigripes isolate SB6536 chromosome 13, MUSNIG.SB6536, whole genome shotgun sequence, one genomic window encodes:
- the TMEM30B gene encoding cell cycle control protein 50B, producing MTWSATARGAHQPDNTAFTQQRLPAWQPLLSASIALPLFFCAGLAFIGLGLGLFYSSYGIKELEYDYTGNPGTGNCSACALADQDRAPPLRCSCAWYFSLPELFPGPVYLYYELTNFYQNNRRYSVSRDDTQLSGLPSALRHPANECAPYQRRASGLPIAPCGAIANSLFNDSFSLWHQRQPGGPYVEVPLDRTGIAWWTDCHVKFRNPPLVNGSLALAFQGTAPPPNWPRPVYELSPDPNNTGFINQDFVVWMRTAALPTFRKLYARIRQGNYSTGLPRGTYLVNITYNYPVRAFGGHKLIVFSNISWMGGKNPFLGIAYLVVGSLCILMGFVMLVVYIRYQDQNDEDEDAE from the coding sequence ATGACCTGGAGCGCCACGGCCCGGGGCGCCCACCAGCCCGACAACACCGCGTTCACGCAGCAGCGTCTCCCCGCCTGGCAGCCGCTGCTGTCGGCCAGCATCGCGCTGCCGCTCTTCTTCTGCGCCGGCCTGGCCTTCAtcggcctgggcctgggcctcttCTACTCCTCCTACGGCATCAAGGAGCTCGAGTACGACTACACGGGCAACCCGGGCACCGGCAACTGCTCGGCGTGCGCCCTGGCCGACCAGGACCGCGCGCCGCCGCTTCGCTGCTCGTGCGCCTGGTACTTCTCGCTGCCGGAGCTCTTCCCGGGCCCCGTGTACCTCTACTACGAGCTGACCAACTTCTACCAGAACAACCGGCGCTACAGCGTGTCCCGCGACGACACGCAGCTGAGCGGGCTGCCGAGCGCGCTGCGCCACCCGGCCAACGAGTGCGCCCCCTACCAGCGCCGCGCCTCCGGCCTGCCCATCGCGCCCTGCGGCGCCATCGCTAACAGCCTCTTCAACGACTCCTTCTCGCTGTGGCACCAGCGCCAGCCCGGCGGACCGTACGTCGAGGTGCCGCTCGACCGCACGGGCATCGCCTGGTGGACCGACTGCCACGTCAAGTTCCGCAACCCGCCCCTGGTGAACGGCAGCCTGGCGCTTGCCTTCCAGGGCACCGCCCCGCCGCCCAACTGGCCCCGGCCGGTCTACGAGCTGAGCCCCGACCCGAACAACACCGGCTTCATCAACCAGGACTTCGTGGTGTGGATGCGCACGGCGGCGCTGCCCACGTTCCGCAAGCTGTACGCGCGCATCCGCCAGGGCAACTACTCCACCGGGCTGCCGCGCGGCACCTACCTCGTCAACATCACCTACAACTACCCGGTGCGCGCCTTCGGCGGCCACAAGCTCATCGTCTTCAGCAACATCTCCTGGATGGGCGGCAAGAACCCCTTCCTGGGCATCGCCTACCTGGTCGTCGGCTCCCTCTGCATCCTCATGGGCTTTGTTATGCTGGTCGTCTACATTCGCTACCAGGACCAGAACGACGAGGATGAGGACGCAGAGTGA